Part of the Polaribacter sp. Hel1_33_78 genome is shown below.
TTTCTTTATCCACAGAAGGTGGTCATTTAGAAGTTTCATTTACAGAAGGAAAAGGAATTTATAAAAACGTGTTTTTAAAAGGACCAACAAAATTTGTTTTTAAAGGAACAATAACTATTTAACTTTAAATTATTGATTACATACAAACATAGAAAAATGTCTATCCAGTAAAATAATGTTAACTATAATTCTATGCAGTCAAAAAATAAAATAATAACAAATGTCATTATCTGGTGAAAAAATAATTTTACGTGCTTTAGAGCCAGAAGATTTAAACTTTCTATATCAAATAGAAAATAATGAATCTTTTTGGGAAGTTAGTCATACGCAAGCTCCATTTTCAAAATATATTTTAAAACGATATTTAGAAAATGCTCATTTAGATATTTATGAAAGCAAACAACTTCGCTTGCTCATTGAAGAAAAATCAACGAGAAAACAAATTGGTATGATTGATTTGTTTGATTATAACCCGCAACATAAAAGGGCAGGAATTGGAATTTTAGTTCATCCTGATTTTGAAAAAAAAGGATTTGCCTCTGAAGCTTTATCAATTATCATAAACTATTCTTTTTCTCATTTACAAATGCATCAATTATATGCAAATATTACATCGGATAACATAAAAAGTTTAGCCTTATTCAATAAATACAACTTTATCAAAACTGGTGTAAAAAAAGATTGGATTTTATCTGAAGGAAAATTTAAAGATGAAGTTTTATTTCAGTTGATAAAAGAGTAATTTTGCAGTTCTTTAAACATAAAAAAACTTGAGTAAAAAATTTATATATACCGTTACCGCTACCATTATTTTAATTGGTGGAATTTTGGCATACAACTATTATCAAAAAATATTCGGAAAAACAATTACTAAAGAAACTGTTCTTTTTGTATACACTGCAGATAGCTTAATCGATGTAAAAAATAAAATATCTGAATTTTCTAAAAATCCTAGCACTTTCCTCTTAGTTGCAGCAAAGAAAAACTTTTCTACACCCAAATCGGGAAGATATATTTTAAAAAAAGGTATGTCCAATAATGATATTGTTAATATGCTTAGAAGTGGGAATCAAACCCCTGCAAAAGTATCCTTTAATAATCAAGATACTTTAGAAAAATTAGCTGGTAGAATTGCAGAACAACTAGAAACTGATTCTATTTCCATCATTAAATCGTTTACTGATGAAAAATTTTTATCCGTAAATAAATTATCAAAAAAATCTATTTTACAAATTTGCATTCCTAAT
Proteins encoded:
- a CDS encoding GNAT family N-acetyltransferase; translated protein: MSLSGEKIILRALEPEDLNFLYQIENNESFWEVSHTQAPFSKYILKRYLENAHLDIYESKQLRLLIEEKSTRKQIGMIDLFDYNPQHKRAGIGILVHPDFEKKGFASEALSIIINYSFSHLQMHQLYANITSDNIKSLALFNKYNFIKTGVKKDWILSEGKFKDEVLFQLIKE